Sequence from the Nitrincola iocasae genome:
CATTGAATTGAAAATCAAATAGATCCGCCAGCCCTGTACGACTGACCTCCGCATTACCATTACTTAAAGCACCCAATCGGTAACCCTGTTGATGCAGGTTTTCCAGCATGCTCCGGGCATGAGCGAAAAACTCCACCTCATGACGCGCTTCAATAAAGGCTTCAAAGGCGCTCAGTGCCAACTCAGCTGCTTCCACCGCTGTGTAGCCACAGTGCGCCAGACACTCTTCGAGTAGTTTAAGCCGAATTTGAGTCACGCTGTGGGCAATCTCAGGACAACGCTGCAATAGCCCAGCCCGTAACGCTGACCCTTCATTCAGGTCTGACAATGCAAAATGCTGCGTCAGTAGCGGGGTATGGGTGTGTAACCAATCCCACAAGGTTCGGTTAGCATGCTGAATCACCGGACCTACCGCCCAGAGGGTATCATCCAGATCAAAAGTGATCGCTTTAATCACGGGGTTTTCTCCTGGCACGTGGATGGGCTTGTTCATACACTTGCATCAAATGCTGAAAATCGAGATGCGTGTATATTTGTGTAGTGCTGATATCACTGTGTCCGAGCAATTCCTGGACGGCGCGAAGGTCCTGACTGGACTCCAGCATATGACTGGCAAAGCTGTGACGCAGACGGTGCGGATACACCCGCCCCTGAGCTCCCATATACTCACCCCAGAGGGCCAACCTTAATTCTACTGCTCGGGTTGTCAGGGCGGTACCGCGCTGACTGATAAACAAGGCAGCCGTGCCACGACGGTTCCACAGTTGTCGTATTGGTAACCAGTGTTGCAAGGCAAGGATCGCTTGTCGGCCAATCGGCAGTACACGTGTTTTGCGCCCCTTACCCGTCACACGCAGTGTTGCATCGGATAAATCCAGCGCCTGGAGCTCTAATCCGACCAGTTCCGAAACACGCAGTCCCGACGAATAAATCAGCTCCATCATGGCAAAATCACGCAGGGTAATTGGCTGGTCATCGGGAGGGCTGAGTAGCTGATTCATTTGCTCGGGATCGAGCGTGCTGGGCAGCCGGCGTCCCGCTTTGGGGGCCTGTACCGCAAGTGCCGGATTACTGCTCATCCAACCTTCCCGATTCAGGAAACGGTAGAAGGTGCGCGTTGCTGATAACAGGCGGTGCAGACTTCGGCCTGACAGACCATTACCATGTAACATGGCAATCGCCTGGCGCAGCTTTTTTT
This genomic interval carries:
- a CDS encoding HAD family hydrolase, encoding MIKAITFDLDDTLWAVGPVIQHANRTLWDWLHTHTPLLTQHFALSDLNEGSALRAGLLQRCPEIAHSVTQIRLKLLEECLAHCGYTAVEAAELALSAFEAFIEARHEVEFFAHARSMLENLHQQGYRLGALSNGNAEVSRTGLADLFDFQFNADQVGQAKPHPLMFETALAHSGLDARQVIHVGDHPINDVKAAQQLGIWTIWVNLEAGAWPGGQPADAEVTSLEHIPAAVAAIRTKAVRQPCL
- the xerC gene encoding tyrosine recombinase XerC — protein: MSPIFCINRVPDMAPQPGEQQWIEAFMRYLQGERQLSSHTLQHYRRDLQRLSEQLELLQLGSWSVLTEKKLRQAIAMLHGNGLSGRSLHRLLSATRTFYRFLNREGWMSSNPALAVQAPKAGRRLPSTLDPEQMNQLLSPPDDQPITLRDFAMMELIYSSGLRVSELVGLELQALDLSDATLRVTGKGRKTRVLPIGRQAILALQHWLPIRQLWNRRGTAALFISQRGTALTTRAVELRLALWGEYMGAQGRVYPHRLRHSFASHMLESSQDLRAVQELLGHSDISTTQIYTHLDFQHLMQVYEQAHPRARRKPRD